A region of Modestobacter marinus DNA encodes the following proteins:
- a CDS encoding histidinol-phosphate transaminase, whose protein sequence is MEALPLRPELRGRSPYGAPQPPAEHRLNTNENPHPLPPALLADLQVALAEAASGLNRYPDRDATALRADLAGYLTRTSGEQVEPAQVWAANGSNEVLQQVLQTFGGAGRTALGFTPSYSMHPILSAGTGTAWVDGHRRPDFTIDPAAAAAQVREVRPDVVFVTSPNNPTGTAVELDTIAALYEATSYDDGAGVLVVDEAYTEFARTGTVSALSLLPGRPRLIVSRTMSKAFGMAGLRLGYLAADAGVVEALQLVRLPYHLSSLTQAAARAALAHTEQLLATVDLVRAERDRIVEALPGMGLTSVPSDANFVLFGHFADAGAAWQALLDRGVLVRDVGLPGWLRVTAGTTEETDAFLTALGEVAPAHRSSLGGSTA, encoded by the coding sequence ATGGAGGCGCTCCCGTTGCGGCCGGAGCTGCGTGGCCGGTCGCCGTACGGCGCGCCGCAGCCACCGGCCGAGCACCGGCTCAACACCAACGAGAACCCCCACCCGTTGCCCCCGGCGCTGCTGGCGGACCTGCAGGTGGCGCTGGCCGAGGCGGCCAGCGGCCTGAACCGCTACCCCGACCGGGACGCCACGGCGCTGCGGGCCGACCTGGCCGGCTACCTGACCCGGACCAGCGGCGAGCAGGTGGAGCCCGCGCAGGTGTGGGCGGCCAACGGCTCCAACGAGGTGCTCCAGCAGGTGCTGCAGACCTTCGGCGGCGCCGGCCGGACGGCGCTGGGCTTCACGCCGTCCTACTCGATGCACCCGATCCTCAGCGCGGGCACCGGCACCGCCTGGGTCGACGGGCACCGCCGCCCCGACTTCACCATCGACCCGGCGGCGGCTGCCGCCCAGGTGCGCGAGGTGCGGCCCGACGTCGTCTTCGTGACCAGCCCGAACAACCCGACCGGCACCGCGGTCGAGCTGGACACCATCGCCGCGCTGTACGAGGCGACCAGCTACGACGACGGCGCCGGCGTGCTGGTCGTCGACGAGGCCTACACCGAGTTCGCCCGCACCGGCACGGTCTCGGCGCTCTCGCTGCTGCCCGGGCGCCCCAGGCTGATCGTCAGCCGCACGATGAGCAAGGCCTTCGGCATGGCGGGGCTGCGGCTGGGCTACCTGGCCGCCGACGCAGGCGTCGTCGAGGCCCTCCAGCTCGTCCGGCTGCCGTACCACCTCAGCTCCCTGACCCAGGCCGCGGCGCGGGCGGCGCTGGCGCACACCGAGCAGCTGCTGGCCACGGTCGACCTGGTGCGCGCCGAGCGCGACCGGATCGTCGAGGCGCTGCCGGGCATGGGGCTGACCAGCGTGCCCAGCGACGCAAACTTCGTGCTGTTCGGGCACTTCGCCGACGCCGGCGCGGCCTGGCAGGCGCTGCTGGACCGCGGCGTCCTCGTGCGTGACGTCGGCCTGCCCGGCTGGCTGCGGGTCACCGCCGGCACCACCGAGGAGACCGACGCGTTCCTCACCGCGCTGGGTGAGGTCGCACCGGCGCACCGCAGCTCTCTGGGAGGATCGACGGCATGA
- the dnaE gene encoding DNA polymerase III subunit alpha — MSTPSAENFVHLHVHTEYSMLDGAAKLGEVTRAAAEEGMPALAMTDHGNVFGAYDFYKTAKAAGVKPIIGMEGYYTPGSRFDRAPFEFGDKLIDEEGDGGSNRGKAAYTHMTLLAKTTEGMHNLFRLSSLASLEGQYRKPRFDRDLLEKYGKGLIATTGCPSGEVNMWLRAGKVDRARQAAADFQDIFGRENFYAEVMDHGLSIEKRTKPALLEIARELGIPLLGTNDLHYTRREDADAHDALLCIQTGSRLNEPNRFKFNGDGYYLKSAAEMRALFSEHPEACDNTLLIAEQCEVTFTEGADLMPRFPLPEGEDETSWFVKEVEAGLHKRYPAGIPDHVRKQADYEVGIITQMGFPGYFLVVADFINWAKDNGIRVGPGRGSAAGSMAAFAMGITDLDPLQHGLIFERFLNPERVSMPDVDIDFDDRRRGEVIRYVSEKYGEERVSQIVTYGTIKAKAAIKDAARVLDRPYSVGDELTKLMPPGVMGKDIPLSGIFDPKHDRYKEAGEFRARYESDPGAAEVVDQARKLEGLKRQWGVHAAGVIIGRYPLIDSIPIMRREADGAVITQFDYPTCETLGLLKMDFLGLRNLTVIDDALRNIVINGKDPVDLDEISKDLTDKKTYELLGRGDTLGVFQFDGGPMRSLLRLMRPDNFEDISAVGALYRPGPMGANSHTNYALRKNGQQEITPIHPELAEPLEEILGQTYGLIVYQEQVMAIAQKVAGYSLGKADLLRRAMGKKKKSVLDAEFVGFEAGMKANGFSAAAVKTLWDILVPFADYAFNKAHSAAYGLVSYWTAYLKANYPAEYMAGLLTSVGDDKDRRPVYLAECRRMGIKVLPPDVNESSWDFTAVGNDIRFGMASVRNVGTNVVDSIVRAREEKGAFKDFADFMRKIDTVACNKKVIESLAKAGAFDSMGHSRQGIAAIHANAVDQAMGLKRKEAEGQFDLFGSFGETAEDPFGSSLDIAIPTADWSKSEKLVFERDMLGLYVSDHPLHGVEHVLTSHADTALAEILSGGVEDGANVTVAGILTAVGPRTNKQGAPWAIATIEDLEAGLEVLFFPKTWAQVSDKVVRDQIVVVKGRINRRDDTPSLFASEVTVPELTEGPRGPVLVSMPAARCTPPVVERLREVLGSHPGTTEVQLKLLNGGRETVLRLDQGLRVRPSTALMGDIKALLGPTSVALL, encoded by the coding sequence GTGAGCACCCCGTCCGCAGAGAACTTCGTGCACCTGCACGTGCACACCGAGTACTCGATGCTCGACGGGGCGGCCAAGCTCGGTGAGGTCACCAGGGCCGCGGCCGAGGAGGGCATGCCGGCGCTGGCGATGACCGACCACGGCAACGTCTTCGGCGCCTACGACTTCTACAAGACCGCCAAGGCCGCCGGCGTGAAGCCGATCATCGGCATGGAGGGCTACTACACGCCCGGTTCGCGCTTCGACCGCGCCCCCTTCGAGTTCGGCGACAAGCTGATCGACGAGGAGGGCGACGGCGGGTCCAACCGCGGCAAGGCCGCCTACACGCACATGACCCTGCTGGCCAAGACCACCGAGGGCATGCACAACCTCTTCCGGCTCTCCTCGCTGGCCAGCCTGGAGGGGCAGTACCGCAAGCCCCGGTTCGACCGCGACCTGCTGGAGAAGTACGGCAAGGGCCTCATCGCCACCACCGGGTGCCCCTCCGGCGAGGTCAACATGTGGCTGCGGGCGGGCAAGGTCGACCGCGCCCGGCAGGCGGCCGCCGACTTCCAGGACATCTTCGGGCGGGAGAACTTCTACGCCGAGGTCATGGACCACGGGCTGTCGATCGAGAAGCGGACCAAGCCCGCCCTGCTGGAGATCGCCCGGGAGCTGGGCATCCCGCTGCTGGGCACCAACGACCTGCACTACACCCGCCGTGAGGACGCCGACGCCCACGACGCCCTGCTGTGCATCCAGACCGGCTCGCGGCTCAACGAGCCCAACCGCTTCAAGTTCAACGGCGACGGCTACTACCTGAAGTCGGCCGCCGAGATGCGCGCGCTGTTCTCCGAGCACCCCGAGGCCTGCGACAACACCCTGCTGATCGCCGAGCAGTGCGAGGTGACCTTCACCGAGGGCGCCGACCTGATGCCCCGGTTCCCGCTGCCCGAGGGCGAGGACGAGACCTCCTGGTTCGTCAAGGAGGTCGAGGCGGGGCTGCACAAGCGCTACCCGGCCGGCATCCCCGACCACGTGCGCAAGCAGGCCGACTACGAGGTCGGGATCATCACCCAGATGGGCTTCCCGGGGTACTTCCTCGTGGTCGCCGACTTCATCAACTGGGCCAAGGACAACGGCATCCGGGTCGGCCCGGGCCGCGGCTCGGCCGCCGGCTCGATGGCCGCCTTCGCGATGGGCATCACCGACCTCGACCCGCTGCAGCACGGGCTGATCTTCGAGCGGTTCCTCAACCCCGAGCGCGTCTCCATGCCCGACGTCGACATCGACTTCGACGACCGCCGCCGGGGCGAGGTGATCCGCTACGTCTCGGAGAAGTACGGCGAGGAGCGGGTCAGCCAGATCGTCACCTACGGCACCATCAAGGCCAAGGCCGCGATCAAGGACGCCGCCCGGGTGCTCGACCGGCCCTACTCGGTGGGCGACGAGCTGACCAAGCTGATGCCCCCCGGCGTCATGGGCAAGGACATCCCGCTGTCGGGGATCTTCGACCCCAAGCACGACCGCTACAAGGAGGCCGGGGAGTTCCGGGCCCGCTACGAGTCCGACCCGGGTGCCGCCGAGGTCGTCGACCAGGCCCGCAAGCTCGAGGGGCTGAAGCGGCAGTGGGGCGTGCACGCGGCCGGGGTCATCATCGGCCGCTACCCGCTGATCGACAGCATCCCGATCATGCGGCGCGAGGCCGACGGCGCGGTGATCACGCAGTTCGACTACCCGACCTGCGAGACCCTCGGCCTGCTCAAGATGGACTTCCTGGGCCTGCGCAACCTGACCGTGATCGACGACGCGCTGCGCAACATCGTCATCAACGGCAAGGACCCGGTCGACCTCGACGAGATCAGCAAGGACCTCACCGACAAGAAGACCTACGAGCTGCTGGGCCGCGGCGACACCCTCGGGGTGTTCCAGTTCGACGGCGGCCCGATGCGGTCGCTGCTGCGGCTGATGCGCCCGGACAACTTCGAGGACATCTCCGCCGTCGGCGCGCTCTACCGGCCCGGCCCGATGGGTGCCAACTCGCACACCAACTACGCGCTGCGCAAGAACGGCCAGCAGGAGATCACCCCGATCCACCCGGAGCTGGCCGAGCCGCTCGAGGAGATCCTGGGGCAGACCTACGGCCTGATCGTGTACCAGGAGCAGGTCATGGCGATCGCGCAGAAGGTCGCCGGGTACTCCCTCGGCAAGGCCGACCTGCTGCGCCGCGCGATGGGCAAGAAGAAGAAGTCGGTGCTGGACGCCGAGTTCGTCGGCTTCGAGGCCGGCATGAAGGCCAACGGCTTCTCCGCCGCCGCGGTCAAGACGCTCTGGGACATCCTGGTCCCGTTCGCCGACTACGCGTTCAACAAGGCGCACTCGGCGGCCTACGGGCTGGTCTCGTACTGGACCGCGTACCTGAAGGCCAACTACCCGGCCGAGTACATGGCCGGGCTGCTCACCAGCGTCGGCGACGACAAGGACCGGCGACCGGTGTACCTGGCCGAGTGCCGCCGGATGGGCATCAAGGTGCTCCCGCCGGACGTCAACGAGTCCTCCTGGGACTTCACCGCCGTCGGCAACGACATCCGCTTCGGCATGGCGTCGGTGCGCAACGTCGGGACCAACGTCGTCGACTCGATCGTGCGGGCGCGCGAGGAGAAGGGCGCGTTCAAGGACTTCGCCGACTTCATGCGCAAGATCGACACGGTGGCCTGCAACAAGAAGGTCATCGAGTCCCTGGCCAAGGCCGGCGCGTTCGACTCGATGGGCCACTCCCGGCAGGGCATCGCCGCGATCCACGCCAACGCCGTCGACCAGGCGATGGGCCTCAAGCGCAAGGAGGCCGAGGGCCAGTTCGACCTGTTCGGCAGCTTCGGCGAGACCGCCGAGGACCCGTTCGGCTCCTCGCTGGACATCGCCATCCCCACCGCCGACTGGTCCAAGTCGGAGAAGCTCGTGTTCGAGCGGGACATGCTCGGTCTCTACGTCTCCGACCACCCGCTGCACGGGGTCGAGCACGTGCTCACCTCGCACGCCGACACGGCGCTGGCCGAGATCCTCTCCGGCGGCGTCGAGGACGGCGCCAACGTCACGGTCGCCGGCATCCTCACCGCGGTCGGGCCCCGTACCAACAAGCAGGGCGCGCCGTGGGCCATCGCCACCATCGAGGACCTCGAGGCCGGGCTGGAGGTGCTGTTCTTCCCCAAGACCTGGGCCCAGGTCTCGGACAAGGTGGTCCGCGACCAGATCGTCGTGGTCAAGGGCCGGATCAACCGCCGGGACGACACCCCGTCGCTGTTCGCCTCCGAGGTCACCGTCCCGGAGCTGACCGAGGGGCCCCGCGGGCCCGTGCTGGTCTCCATGCCGGCGGCCCGCTGCACCCCACCGGTGGTGGAGCGGCTCCGCGAGGTGCTGGGCAGCCACCCGGGCACCACGGAGGTCCAGCTGAAGCTGCTCAACGGCGGCCGAGAGACGGTGCTGCGGCTGGACCAGGGGCTGCGGGTCCGCCCGAGCACCGCGCTGATGGGTGACATCAAGGCACTGCTGGGGCCCACCAGCGTCGCCCTCCTGTGA
- a CDS encoding DUF2567 domain-containing protein, producing the protein MTDPRTAGPAPGAPAGPGAPPAPRPAPPRPDDPPRRPAIRAAWGPGLRGSRADLRAGLVTVLASTVAGLAAGALWAWLAPRVDYRVTETQPVPVVGVPSAEVFMADDGVYVLLLAGLGLVAGVLAWQVRGRRGVPVLVALATGMVGAGVVAWQLGEWLGAGPTEAELAEVGATVTTGVDLAATAALAVGPFVAVLTYLVATALTPDDDLGRPDDGPPRPAQQQFLRPPLPPVPPAVPRRR; encoded by the coding sequence GTGACCGATCCCCGCACCGCCGGGCCGGCGCCGGGTGCACCGGCCGGTCCCGGCGCCCCGCCGGCACCCCGGCCGGCGCCACCCCGACCGGACGACCCGCCCCGGCGGCCGGCGATCCGGGCGGCATGGGGGCCCGGCCTGCGGGGCAGCCGCGCGGACCTGCGGGCCGGACTGGTCACCGTGCTGGCGTCGACGGTCGCCGGCCTGGCGGCCGGTGCCCTGTGGGCCTGGCTGGCCCCGCGGGTCGACTACCGGGTCACCGAGACCCAGCCGGTGCCCGTCGTCGGGGTGCCGAGCGCCGAGGTGTTCATGGCCGACGACGGCGTGTACGTGCTCCTGCTGGCCGGGCTGGGGCTGGTGGCCGGCGTCCTGGCGTGGCAGGTCCGCGGCCGTCGCGGCGTGCCGGTGCTGGTCGCCCTGGCCACCGGGATGGTCGGCGCCGGCGTCGTCGCCTGGCAGCTGGGGGAGTGGCTCGGGGCCGGCCCCACCGAGGCGGAGCTTGCCGAGGTCGGGGCCACGGTCACCACCGGGGTGGACCTGGCCGCGACCGCGGCGCTGGCCGTCGGCCCGTTCGTCGCCGTCCTCACCTACCTGGTCGCCACCGCGCTCACGCCGGACGACGACCTCGGCCGCCCCGACGACGGCCCCCCGCGTCCCGCGCAGCAGCAGTTCCTCCGCCCGCCGCTCCCGCCCGTCCCGCCGGCGGTCCCGCGCCGCCGGTAG
- a CDS encoding CPBP family intramembrane glutamic endopeptidase, with product MSAAPDLPAALADFGDAQLAAVIIAVYLVVGEPFVGYVLHRRFEGRLRTDPAARRSFYRRLLVLEWGLALVAVVVWLAAPGVSAAQVGLRWPTGAPGVVTWLAVAALVLLVVLTTRALRGGAVAGPPPETLRRSRPGEARHAEPPGHSTLALLPRSRSERRLFGLVGVTAGVCEEWLYRGFFLAVVAALAPGLPTLVLVAVAGLAFGVAHAYQGPAGVLTTGVLGSVLAGVYLDTGSLLLPVLLHAAIDLRFLFVPSSALPAAVR from the coding sequence GTGTCCGCAGCCCCCGACCTCCCTGCTGCGCTCGCCGACTTCGGTGACGCGCAGCTGGCGGCGGTGATCATCGCCGTCTACCTGGTCGTGGGGGAGCCGTTCGTCGGGTACGTGCTGCACCGGCGGTTCGAGGGGCGGCTGCGCACCGACCCGGCCGCCCGCCGCTCGTTCTACCGCCGGCTGCTGGTGCTCGAGTGGGGCCTGGCGCTGGTCGCCGTCGTGGTGTGGCTCGCCGCCCCCGGGGTGAGCGCGGCCCAGGTGGGGCTGCGCTGGCCGACCGGCGCGCCCGGGGTGGTCACCTGGCTGGCCGTCGCGGCGCTCGTGCTCCTGGTCGTGCTGACCACCCGGGCGCTGCGCGGCGGCGCCGTGGCCGGGCCGCCGCCGGAGACGCTGCGCCGCTCGCGCCCCGGCGAGGCCCGGCACGCCGAGCCGCCCGGGCACTCGACGCTGGCGCTGCTGCCCCGCAGCCGCTCCGAGCGCCGGCTGTTCGGGCTGGTCGGGGTGACCGCGGGGGTGTGCGAGGAGTGGCTCTACCGCGGCTTCTTCCTCGCCGTGGTGGCCGCGCTGGCCCCGGGGCTGCCGACCCTGGTGCTGGTCGCTGTCGCCGGGCTCGCGTTCGGGGTGGCGCACGCCTACCAGGGGCCGGCCGGGGTGCTGACCACCGGCGTCCTGGGGAGCGTGCTGGCCGGGGTGTACCTGGACACGGGGTCGCTGCTGCTGCCGGTGCTGCTGCACGCCGCGATCGACCTGCGGTTCCTCTTCGTGCCCTCCTCCGCGCTGCCGGCCGCCGTCCGCTGA
- the hisB gene encoding imidazoleglycerol-phosphate dehydratase HisB, with translation MNRTARVERTTKETKLVVEVDLDGTGAADVATGVGFYDHMLTALSKHSGIDLTVHADGDLHIDAHHTVEDVAIALGQAFAEALGDKRGITRYGDATIPMDEVLVQAAVDLSGRPYFVHAEPENMTPMIGADYPTSLTKHVLESFAFNARISLHVRVLYAGRDAHHIVEGQFKALARALRTAVALDPRVTDVPSTKGAL, from the coding sequence ATGAACCGCACTGCACGGGTCGAACGCACGACCAAGGAGACCAAGCTCGTGGTCGAGGTCGACCTCGACGGCACGGGTGCGGCGGACGTCGCCACCGGCGTCGGGTTCTACGACCACATGCTCACCGCGCTGTCCAAGCACAGCGGCATCGACCTGACCGTCCACGCCGACGGTGACCTGCACATCGACGCCCACCACACGGTCGAGGACGTCGCCATCGCGCTGGGCCAGGCCTTCGCCGAGGCGCTCGGCGACAAGCGCGGCATCACCCGCTACGGCGACGCCACCATCCCGATGGACGAGGTGCTGGTGCAGGCCGCCGTCGACCTCTCCGGCCGGCCGTACTTCGTGCACGCCGAGCCCGAGAACATGACGCCGATGATCGGGGCGGACTACCCGACCAGCCTGACCAAGCACGTGCTGGAGTCCTTCGCGTTCAACGCACGGATCAGCCTGCACGTGCGGGTGCTCTACGCCGGCCGGGACGCCCACCACATCGTCGAGGGCCAGTTCAAGGCCCTGGCCCGCGCGCTGCGCACCGCCGTCGCGCTCGACCCGCGGGTCACCGACGTGCCCTCGACCAAGGGCGCTCTGTGA
- a CDS encoding LON peptidase substrate-binding domain-containing protein — protein sequence MAEDGTGDREVIPLFPLETPLFPGVVLPLQIFEPRYRQLVADLSALPEGAPRQFGVVAIRQGWEVERVAPAEALFDVGCTAVLRVVAPQSDGGYQVVSVGDARFRLLEVLAPADLDEHAVPAGGGDTDAGAGAPPTYLRAVVEWLHEEEAAEEAAGDAEGLIGLDPVHGPEPDDVVTDVARGSLELLAGNVRDLFARYVADVAIRQGGGDGLPDEVLDALTSEDLVPEDDAAPAGIADTAALLREVSDDARGLSYLVASAALLTTEDRQALLAESATRRRLAMESRMLRRELTLLRTLGAVPVPLRQFATPMTPN from the coding sequence GTGGCCGAGGACGGGACCGGAGACCGGGAGGTCATCCCGCTGTTCCCCTTGGAGACCCCGCTGTTCCCCGGCGTCGTGCTGCCGCTGCAGATCTTCGAGCCCCGCTACCGCCAGCTCGTCGCCGACCTCTCCGCGCTGCCGGAGGGGGCGCCGCGCCAGTTCGGGGTCGTGGCGATCCGCCAGGGCTGGGAGGTGGAACGAGTCGCACCCGCCGAGGCCCTGTTCGACGTGGGCTGCACCGCGGTGCTGCGGGTGGTCGCCCCCCAGTCCGACGGCGGCTACCAGGTGGTGTCGGTCGGTGATGCGCGGTTCCGGCTGCTCGAGGTGCTGGCACCGGCCGACCTGGACGAGCACGCGGTGCCCGCCGGCGGCGGGGACACCGACGCCGGCGCCGGTGCCCCGCCGACGTACCTGCGGGCGGTCGTCGAGTGGCTCCACGAGGAGGAGGCGGCCGAGGAGGCCGCCGGGGACGCCGAGGGGCTGATCGGCCTGGACCCGGTCCACGGGCCGGAGCCCGACGACGTCGTCACCGACGTGGCCCGCGGCTCGCTGGAGCTGCTGGCCGGCAACGTCCGGGACCTCTTCGCCCGGTACGTGGCCGACGTCGCGATCCGCCAGGGCGGGGGCGACGGGCTGCCCGACGAGGTGCTGGACGCACTCACCTCCGAGGACCTGGTGCCCGAGGACGACGCCGCCCCGGCCGGGATCGCCGACACCGCGGCCCTGCTGCGGGAGGTCAGCGACGACGCCCGTGGGCTGTCCTACCTGGTGGCCTCGGCGGCCCTGCTGACCACCGAGGACCGGCAGGCGCTGCTGGCCGAGTCCGCGACCCGCCGCCGGCTGGCCATGGAGTCCCGGATGCTGCGCCGGGAGCTCACCCTGCTGCGCACCCTCGGGGCGGTGCCGGTGCCGCTGCGCCAGTTCGCCACCCCGATGACCCCGAACTGA
- the hisH gene encoding imidazole glycerol phosphate synthase subunit HisH, translated as MKKVVVLDYGSGNLRSAERALTRVGADVTVSADPEAALAADGLVVPGVGAYAACMDGLRAVDGPKVIGRRLAGGRPVLGICVGMQILFERGVEHGQDTEGCGEWPGVVEQLHAPVLPHMGWNTVEAPEGSTLFAGLEGQRFYFVHSYGVREFPLAEPGVTGRLTPPAVTWAEHGDRFVAGVENGPLSATQFHPEKSGDAGAQLLTNWLATLD; from the coding sequence GTGAAGAAGGTCGTCGTCCTCGACTACGGGTCGGGCAACCTGCGTTCGGCCGAGCGGGCACTGACCCGGGTCGGCGCGGACGTCACCGTGTCCGCCGACCCGGAGGCCGCCCTGGCGGCCGACGGTCTCGTCGTCCCCGGGGTGGGCGCCTACGCCGCCTGCATGGACGGGCTGCGCGCCGTCGACGGGCCGAAGGTCATCGGCCGCCGGCTGGCCGGCGGGCGTCCGGTGCTCGGCATCTGCGTGGGCATGCAGATCCTGTTCGAGCGGGGCGTCGAGCACGGCCAGGACACCGAGGGCTGCGGGGAGTGGCCCGGCGTCGTGGAGCAGCTGCACGCCCCCGTGCTGCCCCACATGGGCTGGAACACGGTGGAGGCCCCGGAGGGGTCGACGCTGTTCGCCGGCCTGGAGGGGCAGCGCTTCTACTTCGTGCACTCCTACGGGGTGCGGGAGTTCCCGCTCGCCGAGCCCGGTGTCACCGGCCGGCTGACCCCGCCGGCGGTCACCTGGGCTGAGCACGGCGACCGGTTCGTCGCCGGCGTGGAGAACGGGCCGCTGTCGGCGACCCAGTTCCACCCCGAGAAGAGCGGCGACGCCGGCGCCCAGCTGCTCACCAACTGGCTCGCCACCCTCGACTGA
- the hisD gene encoding histidinol dehydrogenase has product MLSRIDLRGPALPGPRELAQLLPRAGVDIDSVLDVVRPICEDVRLRGAEAVREITARLDGVDVPDLAVPQAALDEALATVDPAVRAALEESIRRVRIVHADQRRTDVTTDVVRGGTVTERWVPVRRVGLYVPGGLAPLLSSVVMNVVPAQLAGVTSIAVASPPQRDNGGLPDPGVLAACALLGVTEVYAVGGAQAIAVFGYGAGPCAPVDLVTGPGNVYTTAAKRLLRGLIGIDSEAGPTEVAVLADDTADPVHVAADLISQAEHDPLAGAVLVTTSEELADAVLDLVPGQVAATKHSDRITTALGGTQSGIVLVDDLDAGLAVVDAYAAEHLEIQTRDAREVAMRVRNAGAVFVGPWAPVSLGDYAAGSNHVLPTGGCARHSSGLSVQSFLRGIHVVEYDEQALAEVAPHIDALAGAEDLPAHAAAVRARQQSPSRS; this is encoded by the coding sequence GTGCTGTCCCGCATCGACCTGCGTGGTCCTGCTCTGCCCGGGCCGCGTGAGCTCGCCCAGTTGCTGCCCCGCGCCGGGGTCGACATCGACTCGGTGCTGGACGTCGTCCGGCCCATCTGCGAGGACGTGCGGCTGCGCGGCGCCGAGGCGGTCCGCGAGATCACCGCCCGGCTGGACGGCGTCGACGTCCCCGACCTGGCCGTGCCGCAGGCCGCGCTGGACGAGGCGCTGGCCACCGTCGACCCCGCCGTCCGCGCCGCGCTGGAGGAGTCGATCCGCCGGGTGCGGATCGTGCACGCCGACCAGCGCCGCACCGACGTGACCACCGACGTGGTCCGCGGCGGCACGGTCACCGAGCGCTGGGTGCCGGTGCGTCGGGTCGGGCTCTACGTGCCCGGCGGGCTGGCGCCGCTGCTGAGCTCGGTGGTGATGAACGTCGTCCCGGCGCAGCTGGCCGGGGTCACCTCGATCGCGGTGGCCAGCCCACCGCAGCGGGACAACGGCGGCCTGCCCGACCCCGGGGTGCTGGCGGCGTGCGCGCTGCTGGGCGTCACCGAGGTGTACGCGGTCGGCGGGGCCCAGGCGATCGCCGTCTTCGGCTACGGCGCGGGCCCCTGTGCGCCGGTCGACCTGGTCACCGGGCCGGGCAACGTCTACACGACCGCGGCCAAGCGGCTGCTGCGCGGGCTGATCGGCATCGACTCCGAGGCCGGCCCCACCGAGGTCGCCGTCCTGGCCGACGACACCGCCGACCCGGTGCACGTCGCCGCCGACCTGATCAGCCAGGCCGAGCACGACCCGCTGGCCGGTGCGGTGCTGGTGACCACCAGCGAGGAGCTCGCCGACGCCGTCCTGGACCTGGTGCCCGGCCAGGTGGCCGCCACCAAGCACAGCGACCGGATCACCACCGCCCTCGGCGGCACCCAGTCGGGCATCGTCCTGGTCGACGACCTGGACGCCGGGCTGGCCGTGGTCGACGCCTACGCCGCCGAGCACCTGGAGATCCAGACCCGCGACGCCCGCGAGGTGGCGATGCGGGTGCGCAACGCCGGGGCGGTCTTCGTCGGGCCGTGGGCGCCGGTCTCCCTCGGCGACTACGCCGCCGGCTCCAACCACGTGCTGCCCACCGGCGGCTGCGCCCGGCACTCCAGCGGGCTGAGCGTCCAGTCGTTCCTGCGCGGCATCCACGTCGTGGAGTACGACGAGCAGGCCCTCGCCGAGGTCGCCCCGCACATCGACGCGCTGGCCGGAGCCGAGGACCTGCCGGCGCACGCCGCTGCGGTGCGGGCCCGGCAGCAGTCGCCGTCCCGGTCGTGA
- a CDS encoding nucleotidyltransferase family protein, whose translation MSGARPPRPVPGADESRLLALVTANPTVTAVLERAPTLGVPDLWLTAGVLFQSVWNGLTGRPADAGVRDADLFYFDPDTSWDAEDAVIRRAAELFGDLPVPVEVRNEARVHLWYAQRFGGPAPAPFRDCRDAIDSFAAVCCMVGVRAGAADPEVYAPRGLDDLFGMVVRPNRRLAPRHVYETKAARWLAEWPQLTVLPWNTADPSGAGG comes from the coding sequence GTGAGCGGGGCACGTCCGCCGCGCCCCGTGCCCGGCGCGGACGAGTCCCGCCTCCTCGCGCTGGTCACGGCGAACCCGACGGTGACCGCGGTGCTGGAGCGGGCGCCCACGCTGGGCGTGCCGGACCTGTGGCTGACGGCGGGGGTGCTGTTCCAGTCGGTGTGGAACGGGCTGACCGGCCGTCCCGCCGACGCCGGCGTGCGCGACGCCGACCTCTTCTACTTCGACCCGGACACCTCCTGGGACGCCGAGGACGCCGTCATCCGCCGGGCCGCCGAGCTCTTCGGCGACCTCCCGGTGCCGGTCGAGGTGCGGAACGAGGCCCGGGTGCACCTCTGGTACGCGCAGCGGTTCGGCGGCCCGGCCCCGGCGCCGTTCCGCGACTGCCGCGACGCGATCGACTCCTTCGCGGCCGTCTGCTGCATGGTCGGCGTGCGCGCCGGTGCCGCGGACCCGGAGGTCTACGCGCCGCGGGGGCTGGACGACCTGTTCGGGATGGTCGTGCGGCCGAACCGGCGGCTGGCGCCCCGGCACGTGTACGAGACCAAGGCGGCCCGCTGGCTGGCCGAGTGGCCGCAGCTCACAGTGCTGCCGTGGAACACCGCGGACCCGTCCGGAGCTGGTGGGTAG